The nucleotide sequence AGAGTCAAAAAAATCAACTTATATAAAAAAACTCATAAGGACTACAGTTTGTCTAGAGGGAGCTCAAGCTTAAATCAGTTCTAATCTTACAAAATTATAATTAGAAGATACTTCTTTATCTACTACTGCTACCTCTAATTTTTTATTAAAAAGAGGAGCATTTGTTACCAAGGTGTGATATTCTCTATTTTCGCCACAGACATCTACACCCATATCTTGCAAGTCTTCAATTAGCTTTTTATCTACCGTTCTTCCTAAAAAAATCGTGCCCTAAAGTAGCATTACAAGAAACAACAATTGCTTCAATTCCATAATCAACGATATCCAATACTAACTGTTTTTTTGGTTGCTTCCATATAGGTAAAATGGGTTTTAGGTTTACGGCATCAGAGACTTTTTCTTCCCACGCTCTGTGCAATTCAATATCGATATCCCCAAATACAGATGCGTTTACATCATAATCTTTTGTCAATGATTTTAGGTTTTGGATATACAATCGTTCATAATCATTCCAGGTATTTTCAAAAAAATGAATAGGTAATCTTAAAGCATTGGCCTGGGCTTCTATTATTTCTTAAGGAACCCCATGTGATCGAGAACGATTTCCATATTCGTTTAACACATTAAGTAAAACAACAGGGGGTGACCCTTGGTCTGCTGCTATATGAAGTGCATAACAGCTGCCCTTCCCGCCGCTCCAGGAACATAAAATGATATATCTTTCATATCTAAAAACTATTTAAACTCGTTATATATTTTTAAGGCTATTATTTAAAATCTACTTCTTTTACACCTTTGATGTCTCTTCTTTGATCTACTGCGCCTCTTAATTGTTCTTTAAGTAGGTGCCCTTGCGCTAGTCCTTTGATTTGAAGAACAGGATTAGATCTATCGGTAGTGTCTAATACAATATTGGATAATCCAACCAATCTTAAGAAAAAAGGTTGCTCATGCCTAAGGTCTTTAACCCTATAGAGTTCTATCTCATCCGTTGTTTTAGAAAAAATACCCTTGTGTTCTAATATACGTTGATCTGTTATCTCAAATTTATGCAGATGAGTATCAAAATATTTCCAAATAGCTAATAATAAACCCAATCCAAAAACAAGAGTAAGCGGGATGCATAGTAAGTAAAACCCAAAATTGATCCATTGAGAAGGAGACCCTTTCCAAATATTTTCTTCATTCATAATATTATTTTTTAAAGTGACTATATTTAATAAGATTTGTTTGTCTCTCATCTAATTTTTTTTGCGATGAAATAACAAATTGACGATTACAATACTTGTGATTTATATATCAGAAAGGAAAAACTTTGTTTTTCGGTTTCATTAAAAACTTATACTCTAAGTTTGATACAAGAAGGTTAAACTAAAAACTGTTAAATTGAGTGTTTTTTGTAATGGAATGAAGAAAAATTGTATCGACCCTTCGTTAGATCTAAAAAAAAACAATGCTCAGATTAAAAATTTCTATTTTCTTAACTATAAATGCCACAAGCATTTTTATTTACTTATGATTTAAATAATAAGTTTGATAGATTTTTCTAACTGC is from Zobellia galactanivorans and encodes:
- a CDS encoding Dph6-related ATP pyrophosphatase, producing the protein MGVDVCGENREYHTLVTNAPLFNKKLEVAVVDKEVSSNYNFVRLELI
- a CDS encoding Dph6-related ATP pyrophosphatase; the protein is MIEAQANALRLPIHFFENTWNDYERLYIQNLKSLTKDYDVNASVFGDIDIELHRAWEEKVSDAVNLKPILPIWKQPKKQLVLDIVDYGIEAIVVSCNATLGHDFFRKNGR
- a CDS encoding PH domain-containing protein; this translates as MRDKQILLNIVTLKNNIMNEENIWKGSPSQWINFGFYLLCIPLTLVFGLGLLLAIWKYFDTHLHKFEITDQRILEHKGIFSKTTDEIELYRVKDLRHEQPFFLRLVGLSNIVLDTTDRSNPVLQIKGLAQGHLLKEQLRGAVDQRRDIKGVKEVDFK